One window of the bacterium genome contains the following:
- the mtgA gene encoding monofunctional biosynthetic peptidoglycan transglycosylase has protein sequence MDSGPTHPEGSPYPAGIPEGPVPPIRPVRPAQPRRRVRRLARLLVRLALLAIVGSVAAVALWRFAPPPLSGVMAQRWLEARLHGQPFRLDYQWTPRRDIAATLPLAVIAAEDQRFFRHDGWDGEAIRQALEEAKEGGRRRGASTISQQTAKNLFLWTGRSWLRKGLETWYTFWIELLWPKERILEVYLNLAEWDEGVFGVGAACRRHFDTTPARLDRARAARLAAVLPNPRRMDAGHPSAYVLRRQGQIQAQMGHLDGSEFTAPLRGW, from the coding sequence ATGGATTCCGGCCCGACCCACCCTGAAGGCAGCCCGTACCCGGCCGGGATCCCGGAGGGTCCGGTACCCCCGATCCGGCCGGTTCGCCCGGCCCAGCCACGCCGCCGCGTGCGGCGTCTGGCCCGGCTGCTCGTGCGCCTGGCCCTGCTCGCCATCGTGGGCTCGGTGGCGGCGGTGGCCCTGTGGCGGTTCGCGCCGCCGCCCCTGTCCGGGGTGATGGCCCAGCGCTGGCTCGAAGCCCGCCTGCACGGCCAGCCCTTCCGGCTGGACTACCAGTGGACGCCGCGGCGCGATATCGCCGCCACCCTGCCACTGGCGGTCATCGCCGCCGAGGACCAGCGCTTCTTCCGGCACGATGGCTGGGACGGCGAGGCCATCCGCCAGGCCCTGGAGGAGGCGAAGGAGGGCGGCCGCCGCCGCGGCGCCTCGACCATCAGCCAGCAGACGGCCAAGAACCTCTTCCTCTGGACGGGCCGCAGCTGGCTGCGCAAGGGCCTCGAGACCTGGTACACGTTCTGGATCGAGTTGCTCTGGCCCAAGGAGCGCATCCTCGAGGTGTACCTGAACCTGGCCGAGTGGGACGAGGGCGTGTTTGGCGTCGGCGCCGCCTGCCGCCGCCACTTCGACACCACGCCGGCGCGCCTCGATCGCGCCCGCGCCGCACGCCTGGCCGCCGTGCTGCCCAACCCGCGCCGCATGGACGCCGGGCATCCCTCAGCCTACGTGCTGCGTCGGCAGGGGCAGATCCAGGCCCAGATGGGGCACCTGGACGGCTCGGAATTCACGGCCCCGCTGCGCGGCTGGTAA
- a CDS encoding transglycosylase domain-containing protein: MKSSREQARHISRLASDLTWDVEPGASQDIRFPEDGPYDVRHGYVGIPTFVELATARGFTVEAQARWSERMRELTDKGLFTTYWEKTRAGLVLMADDDEPMYDARRPTRTYANFAAVPDLTVQSLLFIENRELLDPKYPYRNPALEWDRLARSILQLGIHQLDPEQRVTGGSTLATQMEKFRHSPEGRTSNVSEKFRQVASASLRAYLHGEETMEARQRIVTEYINALPLGAVPGHGEVIGVGDGVEAWYGADFDQVNKLLAPAADGQPDLQKRAMAYKQVLSLLLAQRRPAYYLDPKRDALEERTNEYLNVLGREGVIPADLLEAALAQKLVLKPTDPGKRRTDYIERKAANAVRPRLLTMLDVPQLYDLDRLDLIVHTTLDRNAQEGVTRVLSKMGDPAFLDSHGLRGFRLLERGDPRQVIYSFTLYEHVEGADVLRVQVDNYNQPLNINEGVKLELGSTAKLRTLVTYLECIGELQAKLSVMGPDSLRAVNVAPSDRLGRWAVDYFSAGGDTSLAAVLDAALNRSYSANTSESFFTGGGVHRFSNFEPDDDHRTVTVREGLRRSINLVFIRMMRDIVRYELSRHESLPELLEDKDDPRRLEYLQRFADREGQVFMNKFYKKYKELPSDEQIEVLLDNMSRAPTKLAVVHRSVVPGADLDEFKVWMRSHMPGSKISDSALSDLYDRYSVDDFSLQDRAYICRVHPLELWLLSYMREHPGAPYSEITKAGAAARQDAYSWLFKVRHKQRQDWRIQTLMEVDAFNSVHARWKRLGYPFESLVPSYATAIGSSADRPAALAELVGIIVNGGVRFNSARITSMTFGAGTPFETRLRRTPTQGERVLRREIAEAVRPELIGIVEGGTAVRLKGAYRMPDGTPIPVGGKTGTGDNRSTTYDSRGNEISSTAINRTSTFAFLIGDRFYGVLTAYVPGEQADRYGFTSSLPVAILGVLAPELQELILSPPLTEAAPPPTTAPAPSPAPVATTTP; the protein is encoded by the coding sequence ATGAAGTCATCGCGCGAACAGGCGCGGCACATCAGCCGGCTGGCCAGCGACCTGACCTGGGATGTGGAGCCGGGCGCCAGCCAGGACATCCGCTTTCCCGAAGACGGTCCCTACGACGTGCGCCACGGCTACGTGGGCATCCCCACGTTCGTCGAACTGGCGACCGCGCGCGGATTCACCGTCGAGGCGCAGGCCCGCTGGTCCGAACGCATGCGCGAGCTGACCGACAAGGGCCTGTTCACGACCTACTGGGAGAAGACGCGCGCCGGCCTGGTGTTGATGGCCGACGACGACGAGCCCATGTACGACGCGCGCCGCCCCACGCGCACCTATGCCAACTTCGCCGCGGTGCCCGACCTGACCGTGCAGTCGCTGCTGTTCATCGAGAACCGCGAGCTGCTCGACCCGAAGTACCCGTACCGCAACCCGGCGCTGGAGTGGGATCGCCTCGCGCGCTCCATCCTGCAGCTGGGCATCCACCAGCTCGATCCCGAGCAGCGCGTGACCGGCGGCAGCACGCTGGCCACGCAGATGGAGAAGTTCCGCCATTCGCCGGAGGGGCGCACCTCCAACGTCAGCGAGAAGTTCCGCCAGGTCGCCTCGGCCTCGCTGCGCGCCTACCTGCACGGCGAGGAGACGATGGAAGCGCGCCAGCGCATCGTCACCGAGTACATCAACGCGTTGCCGCTGGGTGCGGTGCCGGGGCACGGCGAGGTGATCGGCGTCGGCGACGGCGTCGAGGCCTGGTACGGCGCCGACTTCGACCAGGTCAACAAGCTGCTGGCCCCGGCCGCCGACGGCCAGCCCGACCTGCAGAAGCGCGCCATGGCCTACAAGCAGGTGCTGAGCCTGCTGCTCGCACAGCGGCGACCGGCCTACTACCTGGATCCCAAGCGCGACGCGCTCGAGGAGCGCACGAACGAGTACCTGAACGTGCTCGGGCGCGAGGGCGTCATTCCCGCCGACCTCCTGGAGGCCGCGCTCGCGCAGAAGCTCGTGCTGAAGCCGACCGATCCCGGCAAGCGGCGCACCGACTACATCGAGCGCAAGGCCGCCAACGCCGTGCGCCCGCGCCTGCTGACGATGCTCGACGTGCCGCAGCTCTACGACCTGGACCGCCTCGACCTGATCGTGCACACGACGCTGGACCGCAATGCCCAGGAGGGCGTCACGCGCGTGTTGTCGAAGATGGGCGACCCGGCGTTCCTCGACTCGCACGGCCTGCGCGGCTTCCGCCTCCTGGAACGCGGCGACCCGCGCCAGGTCATCTACAGCTTCACGCTGTACGAACACGTGGAGGGCGCCGACGTCCTGCGCGTGCAGGTGGACAACTACAACCAGCCGCTGAACATCAACGAGGGCGTGAAGCTGGAGCTGGGCTCGACGGCCAAGCTGCGCACGCTGGTCACCTACCTGGAGTGCATCGGCGAGCTGCAGGCGAAGCTGAGCGTGATGGGGCCCGACTCGTTGCGCGCTGTCAACGTGGCGCCCTCGGACCGCCTCGGCCGCTGGGCCGTCGACTACTTCTCGGCCGGCGGCGACACCTCGCTGGCGGCGGTACTGGATGCGGCGCTCAACCGCAGCTATTCGGCCAATACGAGCGAGTCGTTCTTCACCGGCGGCGGCGTGCACCGCTTCTCCAATTTCGAGCCCGACGACGACCATCGCACCGTCACGGTGCGCGAGGGCCTGCGGCGCTCCATCAACCTGGTGTTCATCCGCATGATGCGCGACATCGTGCGCTATGAACTGTCGCGGCACGAGTCGCTGCCCGAGCTGCTCGAGGACAAGGACGACCCCCGGCGCCTGGAATACCTGCAGCGCTTCGCCGACCGCGAAGGCCAGGTGTTCATGAACAAGTTCTACAAGAAGTACAAGGAACTGCCCTCCGACGAGCAGATCGAGGTGCTGCTCGACAACATGTCGCGCGCGCCGACGAAGCTGGCGGTGGTCCACCGCTCGGTGGTGCCGGGGGCCGACCTCGACGAGTTCAAGGTCTGGATGCGCTCGCACATGCCCGGCTCGAAGATCTCGGACAGTGCGCTGAGCGACCTCTACGACCGCTACTCGGTGGACGACTTCTCGCTGCAGGATCGCGCCTATATCTGCCGCGTGCACCCGCTGGAACTGTGGCTGCTCAGCTACATGCGCGAGCACCCCGGCGCCCCGTACTCGGAGATCACCAAGGCCGGCGCTGCCGCCCGGCAGGACGCCTATTCCTGGCTGTTCAAGGTGCGCCACAAGCAGCGCCAGGACTGGCGCATCCAGACGCTGATGGAAGTGGACGCCTTCAACTCGGTGCACGCGCGCTGGAAGCGCCTCGGCTATCCGTTCGAGTCGCTGGTGCCTTCCTACGCTACCGCGATCGGCAGCTCGGCCGACCGGCCCGCGGCGCTGGCCGAGCTGGTCGGCATCATCGTCAACGGCGGCGTGCGCTTCAATTCGGCGCGCATCACGAGCATGACCTTCGGCGCCGGCACGCCCTTCGAGACGCGCCTGCGCCGCACGCCCACCCAGGGTGAGCGCGTGCTCCGCCGCGAGATCGCCGAGGCGGTGCGCCCGGAACTGATCGGCATCGTCGAGGGCGGCACCGCAGTGCGGCTGAAGGGCGCCTACCGCATGCCCGACGGCACGCCCATCCCCGTGGGCGGCAAGACGGGCACCGGCGACAACCGCTCGACCACGTACGATTCGCGCGGCAACGAGATCAGCTCGACGGCCATCAACCGCACGTCGACGTTCGCCTTCCTGATCGGCGACCGTTTCTACGGCGTGCTGACGGCCTACGTGCCGGGCGAACAGGCCGACCGCTACGGCTTCACCAGTTCGCTGCCCGTGGCGATCCTCGGTGTCCTGGCGCCCGAGCTCCAGGAACTGATCCTCTCGCCGCCGCTCACGGAGGCGGCGCCGCCACCGACCACAGCGCCGGCGCCCTCGCCCGCGCCGGTCGCGACGACCACGCCGTGA
- a CDS encoding VCBS repeat-containing protein — protein sequence MNAPARAIAARRPAGAGGKRRSFVAAATCLGLAAISYDPALGQAPAAPRTASELAWYADGWTAEVIAEIDQSYAGWDVEIGDGDNDGRTDILTSTTPDSRLYLFTLDGEDRSVRLLADQLAGPPPGMALGVRVVDLDGDGRREIIAGTGQEDGTPAMLHLLRADGSRLVSRPLCNLSAYTHGLATADLDGDGVQEIISAFCGGGEVVRYDADPELRDVAARKVLHLSGSGEDAQLADVDNDGRLELLVVSAFREGQARVQIHELDAGGDPEPEPRLVLDGFDGRPCFYASLTVGDIDNDGRNDLIVGWKREQAVNRATLLGYRIAHEAVPVYDFDRETADLDLAYFEKMMIIADADNDGRNELIVTTRGDGGSEGITSERLGHVYRYDVYPEGGTRKELLVDFSEEHVESSWPAVGDVDGDGLNEIILATGSGDRRLPGRSWLLLLRRP from the coding sequence GTGAACGCACCCGCCCGCGCCATCGCCGCTCGAAGGCCGGCTGGCGCAGGCGGGAAGCGGCGATCGTTCGTGGCGGCGGCGACGTGCCTGGGTCTGGCCGCCATCAGCTACGACCCCGCCCTCGGCCAAGCGCCTGCCGCACCTCGTACCGCGTCCGAACTGGCCTGGTACGCCGACGGCTGGACGGCCGAGGTCATCGCCGAGATCGACCAGTCGTACGCCGGCTGGGACGTGGAGATCGGTGACGGCGACAACGACGGCCGCACCGACATCCTCACCTCGACCACCCCCGACAGCCGCCTCTACCTCTTCACGCTGGATGGTGAGGACCGCAGCGTGCGCCTGCTGGCCGACCAGCTGGCCGGCCCGCCGCCGGGAATGGCCCTGGGCGTCCGCGTGGTCGACCTGGACGGCGACGGCCGGCGCGAGATCATCGCCGGCACCGGCCAGGAAGACGGCACCCCCGCGATGCTGCACCTGTTGCGCGCCGACGGCAGCCGTCTCGTCTCGCGCCCGCTCTGCAACCTGAGCGCCTACACGCACGGCCTGGCGACAGCCGACCTTGACGGCGACGGCGTGCAGGAGATCATCTCCGCGTTCTGCGGCGGCGGCGAGGTCGTGCGCTACGACGCGGACCCGGAACTGCGCGATGTCGCCGCGCGCAAGGTGCTCCACCTGTCGGGATCGGGCGAGGACGCGCAGCTGGCCGATGTGGACAACGACGGCCGGCTCGAACTTCTCGTCGTGAGTGCTTTTCGCGAGGGCCAGGCCCGCGTGCAGATCCACGAACTGGACGCGGGCGGCGACCCGGAACCCGAGCCGCGCCTGGTGCTCGACGGCTTCGACGGCCGGCCCTGCTTCTACGCCTCGCTCACCGTCGGCGACATCGACAATGACGGCCGCAACGACCTGATCGTGGGCTGGAAGCGCGAGCAGGCCGTCAACCGGGCCACGCTGCTCGGCTACCGCATCGCTCACGAGGCAGTGCCCGTGTACGATTTCGACCGCGAAACCGCCGACCTCGACCTGGCGTACTTCGAGAAGATGATGATCATTGCCGACGCCGACAACGACGGCCGCAACGAGCTGATCGTCACCACGCGCGGCGACGGCGGCTCCGAAGGCATCACCAGCGAACGCCTCGGCCACGTCTACCGCTACGACGTCTATCCCGAGGGCGGCACACGCAAGGAACTGCTGGTGGACTTCAGCGAGGAACACGTCGAATCGTCCTGGCCCGCCGTCGGCGACGTCGACGGCGACGGCCTCAACGAAATCATCCTGGCCACCGGCAGCGGCGACCGCCGCCTGCCCGGCCGCTCCTGGCTGCTGCTGTTGAGGCGCCCATGA
- a CDS encoding MFS transporter, with product MSRNRTAPAARVKVVPTPLERATLRLFLPGAVLQGLWWSGYLLIPYVLAKSLHASTGLITLSAVLDNLGMFLALYWGHLLATRGGRRAYLVWAGVLGRLVMLLTLFVHSAVQMSLLLAVVYFFAAMVYPAQNNIFEQNFRPTMRGRWFGWATGIQNGVAVVASLGLGRILDRDPDLFRWVYAFLGVCGFLYLFLLSRAPVPEGTPPDATPFRLRSPFPLPARAVGPFQPGRIWRGIARPFADAMRIYREDRAFNWFEINFMTYGAAFMCLSPVVPVFLTEQLKLSYHEISTARVLVGQVGVAMLGPLMGRVMDRYHPVRLCAVAFFALAFYPVALDAAGIADAGAALPLVYLAFAIYTVGMAGVNITWNVGSMAFAPKGQGGYYQGIHVAMVGIRGTIGPLVGYAVYELWGLRAVFWLAFGLFVASAVSSVALWRRLRRTGGRGWRWRGGEGGRSCLCRRKSRGSRFLSSAIAPHVCHLRPGTIAILYTVCL from the coding sequence ATGAGCCGCAATCGCACAGCCCCCGCGGCCCGCGTCAAGGTGGTGCCGACGCCGCTCGAGCGCGCCACCCTGCGCCTGTTCCTGCCGGGCGCCGTGCTGCAGGGCCTGTGGTGGTCGGGCTACCTGCTCATCCCCTATGTGCTGGCCAAGAGCCTGCACGCCTCGACCGGTCTCATCACCCTGTCGGCCGTGCTCGACAACCTGGGCATGTTCCTGGCCCTCTACTGGGGCCACCTGCTGGCCACGCGGGGCGGCCGCCGCGCCTACCTGGTCTGGGCGGGCGTGCTCGGACGGCTGGTGATGCTGCTCACCCTGTTCGTGCACTCGGCCGTGCAGATGTCGCTGCTGCTGGCCGTGGTCTACTTCTTCGCCGCCATGGTCTACCCGGCGCAGAACAACATCTTCGAACAGAACTTCCGCCCCACGATGCGCGGCCGCTGGTTCGGCTGGGCCACCGGCATCCAGAACGGCGTCGCCGTGGTGGCCAGCCTCGGCCTCGGTCGCATCCTCGACCGCGACCCAGATCTCTTCCGCTGGGTCTACGCCTTCCTCGGCGTCTGCGGCTTCCTCTACCTGTTCCTGCTCTCGCGCGCGCCCGTTCCCGAAGGCACGCCGCCCGACGCCACACCCTTCCGCCTGCGCAGCCCGTTCCCGCTCCCCGCGCGCGCCGTCGGCCCCTTCCAGCCCGGCCGCATCTGGCGCGGCATCGCGCGCCCGTTCGCCGACGCCATGCGCATCTACCGCGAGGACCGCGCCTTCAACTGGTTCGAGATCAACTTCATGACCTACGGCGCGGCGTTCATGTGCCTGAGCCCGGTCGTCCCGGTCTTCCTCACCGAACAACTGAAGCTGAGCTACCACGAGATCTCGACCGCGCGCGTGCTCGTCGGCCAGGTCGGCGTCGCCATGCTCGGCCCGCTGATGGGCCGCGTCATGGACCGCTACCACCCCGTGCGCCTGTGCGCCGTCGCCTTCTTCGCGCTCGCCTTCTACCCCGTGGCCCTCGACGCCGCCGGCATCGCCGACGCCGGCGCGGCCCTGCCCCTCGTCTATCTCGCGTTCGCCATCTACACCGTCGGCATGGCCGGCGTGAACATCACCTGGAACGTGGGCAGCATGGCCTTCGCCCCCAAGGGCCAGGGCGGCTACTACCAGGGCATCCACGTGGCGATGGTCGGCATCCGCGGCACCATCGGCCCACTGGTCGGCTACGCGGTCTACGAACTGTGGGGCCTGCGCGCGGTGTTCTGGCTGGCGTTCGGGTTGTTCGTGGCGTCGGCGGTTTCTTCGGTGGCGTTGTGGCGGAGGTTGAGGAGGACTGGGGGGCGGGGGTGGCGGTGGCGGGGCGGTGAGGGCGGGCGATCCTGCTTGTGCCGGCGCAAGTCGCGGGGTTCTCGGTTCCTGTCGAGCGCCATCGCGCCGCATGTTTGCCACTTAAGGCCAGGCACAATCGCAATACTGTATACAGTATGTTTGTAA
- a CDS encoding HNH endonuclease — protein MTTIALPDFAENQPAPEVDAALRQALTACDRARECAVLWFAEVQKRELYRELGHASLQIYARVALGFSDNRYWQFKRLADDLERLPVLRAAVASGEVGWTKAQQVARVATAETQSAWVAQAATSGRRSLAVAIKSARRQDAPAQLSLAPVPAVPAATAVSTTISLRADGLQRARFEALIEKAYKLGLVAAGAERLDVILDGLEALVAAAAAPSQGPAVQVIVHKCPDCEAAAVVTSLGEQALAPAQVAALACDARVREPGGANKAIIPPKVRASVLARDRHRCATPGCGATRFLEVHHVVPRSLGGSNREENLVTMCSRCHAFAHEKNTQVAVRELVPGVGASANR, from the coding sequence ATGACCACCATCGCACTGCCCGATTTCGCCGAAAACCAGCCCGCCCCTGAGGTCGACGCCGCGCTCCGCCAGGCCCTGACCGCCTGCGACCGCGCGCGCGAATGCGCCGTCCTCTGGTTCGCCGAAGTGCAGAAGCGCGAGCTGTACCGCGAACTCGGCCACGCCTCGCTGCAGATCTACGCGCGGGTGGCCCTCGGCTTCAGCGACAACCGTTACTGGCAGTTCAAGAGGCTGGCCGATGACCTCGAGCGCCTGCCGGTGCTGCGCGCCGCGGTGGCCTCCGGCGAGGTGGGCTGGACCAAGGCCCAGCAGGTGGCGCGTGTCGCGACCGCGGAAACGCAATCCGCGTGGGTGGCGCAGGCGGCTACGAGCGGGCGGCGGTCGTTGGCTGTCGCGATCAAGTCGGCCCGTCGTCAAGATGCGCCGGCCCAGCTGAGTCTTGCACCGGTGCCGGCGGTGCCGGCGGCGACCGCCGTGTCGACCACCATCAGCCTGCGCGCCGACGGCCTCCAACGCGCCCGCTTCGAGGCACTGATCGAGAAGGCCTACAAGCTGGGGCTCGTGGCGGCGGGCGCCGAGCGGCTGGATGTCATCCTGGACGGACTGGAAGCACTGGTGGCCGCGGCGGCCGCACCGTCGCAGGGGCCGGCAGTCCAGGTCATCGTTCATAAGTGCCCCGACTGCGAGGCCGCTGCGGTAGTCACCTCGCTCGGCGAACAGGCACTTGCGCCGGCGCAAGTCGCGGCGCTCGCCTGCGACGCGCGGGTGCGCGAGCCCGGCGGGGCGAACAAGGCGATCATCCCGCCGAAGGTGCGGGCTTCGGTGCTGGCGCGCGATCGGCATCGCTGCGCGACGCCCGGTTGCGGGGCTACGCGATTCCTCGAAGTGCATCACGTGGTGCCGCGAAGCCTGGGCGGTTCGAATCGGGAAGAGAACCTGGTCACGATGTGCAGCCGGTGCCATGCGTTTGCGCATGAGAAGAACACGCAGGTTGCAGTGCGGGAGCTGGTGCCGGGAGTTGGCGCGTCAGCGAACCGATGA
- a CDS encoding right-handed parallel beta-helix repeat-containing protein, which yields MHMLTWIDWRAPWWGLPLLLVVILAAPPAESRVWRVEKDGSGDYAVIQDAVDASASGDTIMIGPGRFSEFTDHIYAGNVWHTYVHLVSGSLTFIGAGEGATVIGPESPGTWESWEYATGVFYWPATTSSELVLEYLMVEDVVIGAYAESGSVAISNCALRRAKAGIWTHTPGTVQSCRFEGVYDTGVIASSPSHDVTVAQCEFRNTRTAFYFSGVANVAVRDNNVAECENVGYLNQCSGSVVRNSLSVTTGDGLIVYGPGSYTVADNVFDGGTANIYFGLGASNAICERNVFRGSRDTAVDIVSCTPRIIRNDIFKDRGRAVILGGYPQLPDRFVDMTGNYWGTANPDSISAWIVDGHDIVSPQIHGFVNFQPFSSAPVPTERTSLGGVKALFR from the coding sequence GTGCATATGTTGACGTGGATTGATTGGCGGGCCCCCTGGTGGGGCCTGCCCCTTCTGTTGGTGGTAATCCTTGCGGCGCCGCCTGCCGAATCTAGGGTCTGGCGTGTCGAGAAGGACGGCTCCGGTGACTACGCGGTGATCCAGGACGCCGTCGACGCCTCGGCCAGTGGCGATACGATCATGATCGGTCCGGGGCGATTTTCGGAATTCACCGACCATATATACGCGGGCAATGTCTGGCATACTTATGTGCACTTGGTGTCTGGTTCGCTCACGTTTATCGGTGCAGGTGAGGGTGCCACGGTAATTGGACCGGAATCTCCTGGGACATGGGAGTCATGGGAGTATGCCACCGGTGTCTTCTACTGGCCGGCTACAACAAGCAGCGAACTTGTGCTCGAATATCTAATGGTTGAAGATGTAGTGATAGGAGCTTATGCCGAGAGTGGCTCGGTTGCGATCAGCAATTGCGCGCTTCGTCGAGCCAAGGCCGGGATCTGGACGCACACACCGGGAACGGTGCAGTCGTGTAGGTTCGAGGGCGTATATGATACCGGGGTTATCGCATCAAGCCCGTCACATGACGTTACGGTCGCGCAGTGCGAATTCCGTAATACGAGAACTGCATTCTATTTTAGCGGTGTGGCAAATGTCGCAGTTCGTGACAACAATGTCGCTGAATGTGAAAATGTAGGTTACTTGAATCAGTGCTCAGGATCGGTAGTTCGCAACTCCCTTTCAGTGACCACAGGAGATGGCCTGATTGTCTATGGACCCGGGTCCTACACAGTTGCAGACAACGTCTTTGACGGGGGAACAGCTAACATCTATTTCGGGCTCGGAGCCAGCAATGCCATCTGCGAGCGCAACGTGTTTCGTGGCTCACGCGACACCGCAGTCGATATCGTTAGTTGCACTCCCCGAATCATAAGAAATGATATCTTCAAGGACCGCGGTCGCGCTGTGATTCTCGGGGGCTATCCACAATTGCCAGATCGCTTCGTCGACATGACGGGCAATTACTGGGGCACGGCGAATCCCGATTCCATCTCCGCGTGGATAGTGGATGGTCACGACATTGTAAGTCCCCAGATTCACGGTTTTGTGAATTTCCAGCCGTTTTCATCCGCGCCGGTACCGACAGAGAGGACGAGCCTTGGGGGCGTGAAGGCGCTGTTCAGATAG
- a CDS encoding T9SS type A sorting domain-containing protein, which translates to MVNKHAVTMLALGLLTSGVALAGSGQAAGDLPAVSGILKMEPVTEHSYIAAWLPVPDGMSLAGIKWFNNDEYAPFPEVMELHDSEDGLGSVGACTMIANEVDGVSLGWSELTFGLPIACGGDGAFVIFRIPANAAVTADGAGGGAGVGFASGDGARGWVTVDGQNWVGIDSSFGLAIEPILVAYSSASGKRATDAGRDGQLALDAAHYETGLCSVSPNPFNPDTEIQFTLREATRVAISVIDVSGRRVASLVDDSLDSGLHSVRWDGRDSTGRGAASGVYFVHMTAGELAFSRRVLLVK; encoded by the coding sequence ATGGTCAACAAGCACGCAGTGACAATGTTAGCGCTGGGGCTGCTGACGTCCGGGGTCGCGCTTGCTGGCAGCGGTCAAGCCGCGGGTGACCTGCCAGCAGTCAGTGGCATTCTGAAGATGGAGCCGGTCACGGAGCACAGCTACATCGCTGCGTGGCTCCCCGTTCCCGACGGAATGAGCCTGGCGGGAATCAAGTGGTTCAACAACGACGAGTATGCGCCGTTTCCCGAGGTGATGGAGCTCCACGACAGTGAGGATGGCCTGGGGAGCGTTGGCGCGTGCACGATGATTGCCAATGAGGTTGACGGCGTGTCGCTCGGCTGGAGCGAATTGACTTTCGGTCTGCCGATTGCCTGCGGCGGCGACGGGGCCTTCGTCATATTTCGCATTCCCGCCAACGCTGCGGTGACTGCGGATGGTGCGGGTGGTGGGGCCGGCGTTGGCTTTGCGAGCGGCGACGGAGCCCGCGGCTGGGTTACTGTGGACGGACAGAACTGGGTCGGGATTGACTCGTCCTTTGGCTTGGCTATCGAGCCGATACTGGTGGCCTACTCCTCTGCCTCCGGCAAGAGGGCAACGGACGCTGGTCGCGACGGCCAGCTAGCCTTGGATGCGGCGCATTACGAGACGGGTCTGTGTTCCGTTTCTCCCAACCCGTTCAATCCAGATACTGAGATTCAGTTCACCTTGCGCGAGGCGACGAGGGTCGCAATCTCTGTGATTGATGTCAGCGGCCGCCGGGTGGCCAGCCTTGTCGACGATTCGCTTGACTCGGGGCTGCATTCGGTTCGATGGGACGGGCGCGACAGTACTGGCCGAGGTGCCGCGAGCGGTGTATACTTCGTTCACATGACGGCAGGCGAGCTGGCCTTCAGTCGGCGAGTGCTGTTGGTGAAGTAG